A stretch of the Neodiprion lecontei isolate iyNeoLeco1 chromosome 4, iyNeoLeco1.1, whole genome shotgun sequence genome encodes the following:
- the LOC107226413 gene encoding GATOR complex protein Iml1 isoform X3 — protein sequence MKLFKLIVHQKNFSGEDLIINPKDYPGIKKGDIVEIFHPEDEFSRLLLQITAFKEDLQGRETVSVENNIATTFQLRTFADVYMNIVNPDDVALDSVELTFKDQYMGRSEMWRLKNCLVNTCVYLNKKIEFCGGSIRCQVHEMWSQGDRVACGVITDDTKVVFRSSTSMVYLFIQMSSEMWDFDIHGDLYFEKAVNGFLADLFQKWKKNGSNHEVTIVLFSRTFYNATSLEEFPNHMRECLQHDYRGRFYEDFYRVAVQNERYEDWSNILVQLRKLFTDYQKIVLEYHQRPGIVMPKAINSTAAQGNFLEVLNMSLNVFEKHYLDRSFDRTGQLSVVITPGVGVFEVDRELTNVTKQRIIDNGVGSDLVCVGEQPLHAVPLLKFHNKDTSINAADDYSMPHWINLSFYSTNKKIPYSTFIPRIKLPPKISKPPSECGKLPNKTKLLQEDGSECLRNTLFDYDAYDAQVFQLPPVHTASLQRVSTRTKKTSVACMETHSNSQALKLLKRKMSDPDIHHPPPDTHSSPTVASRSAAISIPHRADDLISVNSNGEVNSKPRISLIDDHGDVEISPPFRPVVGSAGSPTNSVTQPNNIRPGRALINPFDPSHVTIKLTSNRRRWTHIFPKGPTGVLIQQHHYQAVPTQSSPEQLSDTMSILSSSPNEHSIASINAQSTCQIPRSASQIGFQDHMKGKAMRLNFPLNSVDKTGHIGPPTTNNKSLTLLWGATGEQEWTPALTTANIGVDWRSLTIPACLPITTDYFPDKRSLQNDYVVSDYNLLPDDVNADFAQLRAIYKKPLNTAEVFKELVSQRLAQGFQLIILPPANKTQATTPGSKPPVPLSSLMRGMQVESEPKEEYLLSIGRIFHKISLCGNSITVTRYRPRHPYPPFNIHYRYRFHAPHHDTYEVSWVSFTTEKLENYNWNYLDHYICTRGDTDFSLVEALKYWRFRVFLLPLNTPATRRILDGSVHCDIYSPATSAEQANFMEGFLRFIETWLNRIRRPNANKNWTSLVGSSPFRERLGSNRLPEKPRPRSGSKVMDRGRVSPASEAVLPHSPELQQQQDHSECSEDSINAEVSKIKSSASNAEILEAMKQPHTGIGFLTQHPSLPSLTFVSAEAVQWLNNHIEGGVTVEKAIIIMEGMIRERLICHASGSFKKPFILGFYLYHIVQDKDGQKDREYFPPLGDLRSFENEWVEVEMKVPKGWCEPTAPTQISNISSPISIPSCDIIDESSVPVFLRDDSDLVFVTEDRERTAPVSPYKHTHLDIDINNKSDRIEWGHLRYQSLFKTDYSYELVVQWVASSGSIVADLIFGWQRKAQLCGIQMVPIPSDLLALPFTLKSDPLRGPIFIPLHTECLMTNKPYLFDEFREDTYTQRLFLFQEAIVQRFGFVPCLVEGTENDHQYVHVTGNAFILVPSTSCIRARPRTDTNIIRRITGQKRYPVHPDQSSPHEAYITRHVSGKNKDDYSMDRRVGFLWSWNHMVSRKWKSLSTSATGDELFQKKIIQDFRNFCSNADNRLRQYWESCWELKEKTCSRTE from the exons ATGAAGCTGTTCAAGTTGATCGTTCATCAGAAGAACTTTAGTGGGGAGGATTTGATTATAAATCCCAAAGATTATCCGGGAATAAAGAAAGGCGATATCGTTGAGATATTTCATCCGGAAGATGAATTCAGTCGTTTGCTTCTGCAGATCACCGCCTTCAAGGAGGATCTACAAGGCAGAGAAACCGTCAGTGTTGAAAATAACATTGCGACCACTTTTCAACTTAGAACATTCGCTGATGTTTACATGAATATTGTCAATCCCGACGATGTCGCCTTGGATTCTGTCGAGCTTACCTTCAAGGACCAATATATGGGGCGTAGTGAGATGtggagattgaaaaattgtctg GTCAACACGTGCGTGTATTTAAATAAGAAGATCGAATTCTGCGGAGGAAGCATTAGGTGCCAAGTACACGAAATGTGGTCCCAGGGGGATCGAGTTGCCTGTGGCGTGATAACTGACGATACAAAG GTGGTCTTCCGTTCGTCGACAAGCATGGTATACCTGTTTATCCAAATGAGTTCCGAAATGTGGGACTTTGATATTCATGGAGACTTGTATTTTGAGAAAGCAGTAAATGGGTTTTTAGCTGATCTTTTTCAAAAGTGGAAGAAAAACGGTAGCAACCATGAAGTGACGATAGTTTTATTCTCACGAACATTTTATAACGCGACAAGCCTTGAAGAATTTCCCAATCACATGAGAGAGTGCTTGCAGCACGATTATCGGGGTAGATTCTACGAAGATTTTTATAG AGTTGCTGTACAAAATGAGAGATACGAAGACTGGAGCAATATATTAGTTCAATTGCGAAAACTGTTTACcgattatcaaaaaattgtcCTCGAATATCACCAACGGCCTGGAATTGTTATGCCAAAAGCCATAAACTCAACAGCTGCTCAAGGGAATTTCTTAGAAGTTCTGAATATGTCCTTGAACG TTTTCGAAAAACACTACCTGGATCGCAGTTTTGATCGAACCGGGCAGCTTTCTGTGGTTATCACTCCGGGGGTTGGAGTATTCGAAGTTGATAGAGAATTGACCAACGTTACTAAACAAAGAATCATTGATAATGGTGTGGGTAGTGACTTGGTTTGCGTGGGAGAACAGCCGCTGCACGCAGTTCCTTTGTTAAAG TTCCATAACAAAGATACGTCGATAAATGCTGCAGACGACTACAGCATGCCGCATTGGATAAATCTCAGTTTCTATtcgacaaacaaaaaaataccttACTCAACCTTCATACCTCGCATCAAGTTACCACCTAAAATATCAAAACCACCGTCAGAGTGTGGAAAATTGCCAAACAAGACAAAGCTTCTGCAGGAAGATGGCAGCGAATGTCTGCGTAATACACTGTTCGACTATGATGCCTACGATGCTCAGGTTTTCCAGTTACCACCTGTTCATACTGCTAg CTTGCAGAGAGTATCGACTAGAACAAAGAAAACTAGTGTAGCCTGCATGGAAACGCACAGCAATTCCCAGGCTCTTAAATTGTTGAAAAGAAAGATGTCGGATCCTGATATACATCATCCACCTCCCGATACTCATTCTTCCCCAACGGTTGCCTCCCGCAGTGCAGCAATTTCGATTCCTCATCGAGCGGACGATTTGATAAGTGTCAACTCTAACGGAGAAGTTAATT CAAAACCAAGAATATCTTTAATTGATGACCATGGAGATGTGGAGATATCACCTCCGTTCAGACCAGTCGTCGGTAGTGCTGGAAGTCCTACCAATTCCGTTACTCAACCCAACAACATTAGGCCAGGAAGAGCTCTGATCAATCCATTTGACCCGTCTCACGTAACGATAAAGTTGACAAGTAACAGGCGAAGATGGACTCACATTTTTCCGAAAG GACCTACGGGTGTGCTTATACAACAACACCACTACCAAGCTGTGCCTACGCAGTCTAGTCCCGAACAACTTAGCGACACAATGTCCATACTCAGCAGTTCTCCTAACGAGCACAGCATCGCGTCCATTAACGCTCAGAGTACTTGTCAAATTCCGAGGTCTGCGTCACAAATTGGATTTCAAGATC ACATGAAAGGAAAGGCTATGCGGCTCAATTTCCCGTTAAATTCGGTCGATAAAACTGGGCATATTGGACCCCCAACCACTAATAACAAAAGTTTGACGCTATTATGGGGTGCGACTGGTGAACAAGAATGGACTCCAGCTCTAACAACAG CGAACATAG GTGTCGATTGGAGATCATTAACTATCCCAGCTTGCCTCCCTATTACAACGGATTACTTTCCAGATAAAAGAAGTTTACAGAACGATTACGTCGTCTCAGACTACAACTTGTTACCCGATGACGTAAATGCAGACTTTGCACAACTTAGAGCAATATACAAAAAACCACTTAACACAGCTGAGGTTTTCAAAGAACTTGTTTCTCAGCGTTTAGCTCAG ggATTTCAATTGATAATTTTACCACCAGCCAATAAAACGCAAGCAACAACACCCGGCAGTAAACCTCCAGTTCCGCTAAGCTCGTTGATGCGTGGGATGCAGGTCGAGTCAGAGCCGAAAGAAGAATACTTACTTAGTATTGgcagaatttttcacaaaatatcaCTTTGCGGAAATTCTATAACGGTCACACGTTACAGACCGAG ACATCCCTATCCTCCATTTAACATACACTATCGATATCGTTTTCACGCTCCTCATCACGACACTTACGAAGTATCGTGGGTTTCCTTCACAACTGAAAAGCTGGAAAATTACAACTGGAATTATTTGGACCATTATATTTGTACTAGAGGtgatacagatttttcattagTCGAG GCACTCAAATATTGGCGTTTTAGAGTATTTCTGCTCCCTCTGAATACTCCTGCCACTCGTCGCATCTTGGATGGTTCGGTACATTGTGACATATACTCACCAGCTACTTCCGCAGAGCAAGCCAACTTTATGGAAGGATTCTTACGATTTATCGAGACGTGGTTGAACAGAATTCGCCGTCCCAACGCGAATAAAAATTGG ACAAGTCTTGTTGGCAGCTCTCCGTTCAGAGAGAGACTTGGGAGCAACCGCCTGCCTGAAAAACCGAGACCCAG ATCGGGCTCAAAAGTAATGGACAGAGGCAGAGTGTCGCCTGCGAGCGAGGCCGTCCTACCACACTCTCCGGAgctacaacaacaacaagatCACTCAGAATGTAGTGAAGACAG CATAAATGCCGAAGTGAGCAAGATTAAAAGCAGCGCCTCTAACGCAGAGATACTTGAGGCAATGAAGCAACCGCATACTGGAATAGGATTTTTAACTCAACATCCGTCATTGCCAAGCCTGACATTTGTCAGCGCAGAAGCTGTCCAATGGTTGAACAATCACATCGAGGGTGGCGTCACAGTTGAAAAAGCAATTATTATAATGGAG GGAATGATTCGAGAGAGGCTGATATGCCATGCATCTGGAAGTTTCAAGAAACCATTCATTCTAGGATTTTACCTCTATCATATAGTGCAAGACAAGGATGGTCAGAAAG ACAGGGAATACTTTCCACCCTTAGGTGATCTTCGGAGTTTTGAGAATGAATGGGTTGAAGTTGAGATGAAAGTGCCAAAAGGGTGGTGCGAACCCACTGCTCCAACGCAAATTTCAAACATATCATCACCTATATCTATACCCAGTTGCGATATCATAGACGAATCGAGTGTTCCTGTTTTTCTGCGTGACGACTCGGATCTTGTATTCGTGACGGAGGATCGTGAACGGACTG CGCCAGTTTCTCCTTACAAGCACACTCATCTTGATATAGACATAAACAATAAAAGCGATAGAATAGAATGGGGACACCTCAGATATCAGTCATTATTCAAGACGGACTATTCTTACGAATTGGTTGTCCAGTGGGTCGCATCCTCGGGGAGTATAGTTGCTGACCTT ATATTCGGGTGGCAACGAAAGGCGCAATTGTGTGGAATACAAATGGTTCCGATACCCAGTGATTTGCTTGCGCTACCTTTCACTCTGAAAAGTGATCCTCTTCGGGGCCCAATCTTCATACCTCTACACACGGAATGTTTGATGACCAACAAACCGTATCTATTCGATg AGTTTCGGGAAGACACCTACActcaacggttgttcctcttCCAAGAAGCCATAGTGCAAAGGTTCGGTTTTGTACCGTGTCTGGTGGAGGGCACTGAAAATGATCATCAATACGTCCACGTTACTGGCAATGCATTTATTCTCGTACCGTCGACATCTTGTATTCGAGCCAGACCACGAACGGATACGAATATAATCAGACGGATAACGGGCCAGAAACGATATCCAGTCCATCCTGATCAATCTAGTCCGCACGAAGCATATATTACAAGGCATGTCAGTGGGAAGAATAAAGATGACTACAGTATGGACAGGAGG gtTGGCTTTTTGTGGTCATGGAATCATATGGTCAGTCGCAAGTGGAAATCGTTATCAACATCAGCGACCGGGGATGagttgtttcaaaaaaaaattattcaagattTTAGAAACTTTTGTTCGAATGCGGACAACAGATTAAGACAGTACTGGGAGTCATGCTGGGAACTCAAAGAGAAAACGTGTTCCCGAACCGAGTAA
- the LOC107226413 gene encoding GATOR complex protein Iml1 isoform X4 → MKLFKLIVHQKNFSGEDLIINPKDYPGIKKGDIVEIFHPEDEFSRLLLQITAFKEDLQGRETVSVENNIATTFQLRTFADVYMNIVNPDDVALDSVELTFKDQYMGRSEMWRLKNCLVNTCVYLNKKIEFCGGSIRCQVHEMWSQGDRVACGVITDDTKVVFRSSTSMVYLFIQMSSEMWDFDIHGDLYFEKAVNGFLADLFQKWKKNGSNHEVTIVLFSRTFYNATSLEEFPNHMRECLQHDYRGRFYEDFYRVAVQNERYEDWSNILVQLRKLFTDYQKIVLEYHQRPGIVMPKAINSTAAQGNFLEVLNMSLNVFEKHYLDRSFDRTGQLSVVITPGVGVFEVDRELTNVTKQRIIDNGVGSDLVCVGEQPLHAVPLLKFHNKDTSINAADDYSMPHWINLSFYSTNKKIPYSTFIPRIKLPPKISKPPSECGKLPNKTKLLQEDGSECLRNTLFDYDAYDAQVFQLPPVHTASLQRVSTRTKKTSVACMETHSNSQALKLLKRKMSDPDIHHPPPDTHSSPTVASRSAAISIPHRADDLISVNSNGEVNSKPRISLIDDHGDVEISPPFRPVVGSAGSPTNSVTQPNNIRPGRALINPFDPSHVTIKLTSNRRRWTHIFPKGPTGVLIQQHHYQAVPTQSSPEQLSDTMSILSSSPNEHSIASINAQSTCQIPRSASQIGFQDHMKGKAMRLNFPLNSVDKTGHIGPPTTNNKSLTLLWGATGEQEWTPALTTANIGVDWRSLTIPACLPITTDYFPDKRSLQNDYVVSDYNLLPDDVNADFAQLRAIYKKPLNTAEVFKELVSQRLAQGFQLIILPPANKTQATTPGSKPPVPLSSLMRGMQVESEPKEEYLLSIGRIFHKISLCGNSITVTRYRPRHPYPPFNIHYRYRFHAPHHDTYEVSWVSFTTEKLENYNWNYLDHYICTRGDTDFSLVEALKYWRFRVFLLPLNTPATRRILDGSVHCDIYSPATSAEQANFMEGFLRFIETWLNRIRRPNANKNWEKHVMNTAASARTCLDIPRHNPHRSGSKVMDRGRVSPASEAVLPHSPELQQQQDHSECSEDSINAEVSKIKSSASNAEILEAMKQPHTGIGFLTQHPSLPSLTFVSAEAVQWLNNHIEGGVTVEKAIIIMEGMIRERLICHASGSFKKPFILGFYLYHIVQDKDGQKDREYFPPLGDLRSFENEWVEVEMKVPKGWCEPTAPTQISNISSPISIPSCDIIDESSVPVFLRDDSDLVFVTEDRERTAPVSPYKHTHLDIDINNKSDRIEWGHLRYQSLFKTDYSYELVVQWVASSGSIVADLIFGWQRKAQLCGIQMVPIPSDLLALPFTLKSDPLRGPIFIPLHTECLMTNKPYLFDEFREDTYTQRLFLFQEAIVQRFGFVPCLVEGTENDHQYVHVTGNAFILVPSTSCIRARPRTDTNIIRRITGQKRYPVHPDQSSPHEAYITRHVSGKNKDDYSMDRRVGFLWSWNHMVSRKWKSLSTSATGDELFQKKIIQDFRNFCSNADNRLRQYWESCWELKEKTCSRTE, encoded by the exons ATGAAGCTGTTCAAGTTGATCGTTCATCAGAAGAACTTTAGTGGGGAGGATTTGATTATAAATCCCAAAGATTATCCGGGAATAAAGAAAGGCGATATCGTTGAGATATTTCATCCGGAAGATGAATTCAGTCGTTTGCTTCTGCAGATCACCGCCTTCAAGGAGGATCTACAAGGCAGAGAAACCGTCAGTGTTGAAAATAACATTGCGACCACTTTTCAACTTAGAACATTCGCTGATGTTTACATGAATATTGTCAATCCCGACGATGTCGCCTTGGATTCTGTCGAGCTTACCTTCAAGGACCAATATATGGGGCGTAGTGAGATGtggagattgaaaaattgtctg GTCAACACGTGCGTGTATTTAAATAAGAAGATCGAATTCTGCGGAGGAAGCATTAGGTGCCAAGTACACGAAATGTGGTCCCAGGGGGATCGAGTTGCCTGTGGCGTGATAACTGACGATACAAAG GTGGTCTTCCGTTCGTCGACAAGCATGGTATACCTGTTTATCCAAATGAGTTCCGAAATGTGGGACTTTGATATTCATGGAGACTTGTATTTTGAGAAAGCAGTAAATGGGTTTTTAGCTGATCTTTTTCAAAAGTGGAAGAAAAACGGTAGCAACCATGAAGTGACGATAGTTTTATTCTCACGAACATTTTATAACGCGACAAGCCTTGAAGAATTTCCCAATCACATGAGAGAGTGCTTGCAGCACGATTATCGGGGTAGATTCTACGAAGATTTTTATAG AGTTGCTGTACAAAATGAGAGATACGAAGACTGGAGCAATATATTAGTTCAATTGCGAAAACTGTTTACcgattatcaaaaaattgtcCTCGAATATCACCAACGGCCTGGAATTGTTATGCCAAAAGCCATAAACTCAACAGCTGCTCAAGGGAATTTCTTAGAAGTTCTGAATATGTCCTTGAACG TTTTCGAAAAACACTACCTGGATCGCAGTTTTGATCGAACCGGGCAGCTTTCTGTGGTTATCACTCCGGGGGTTGGAGTATTCGAAGTTGATAGAGAATTGACCAACGTTACTAAACAAAGAATCATTGATAATGGTGTGGGTAGTGACTTGGTTTGCGTGGGAGAACAGCCGCTGCACGCAGTTCCTTTGTTAAAG TTCCATAACAAAGATACGTCGATAAATGCTGCAGACGACTACAGCATGCCGCATTGGATAAATCTCAGTTTCTATtcgacaaacaaaaaaataccttACTCAACCTTCATACCTCGCATCAAGTTACCACCTAAAATATCAAAACCACCGTCAGAGTGTGGAAAATTGCCAAACAAGACAAAGCTTCTGCAGGAAGATGGCAGCGAATGTCTGCGTAATACACTGTTCGACTATGATGCCTACGATGCTCAGGTTTTCCAGTTACCACCTGTTCATACTGCTAg CTTGCAGAGAGTATCGACTAGAACAAAGAAAACTAGTGTAGCCTGCATGGAAACGCACAGCAATTCCCAGGCTCTTAAATTGTTGAAAAGAAAGATGTCGGATCCTGATATACATCATCCACCTCCCGATACTCATTCTTCCCCAACGGTTGCCTCCCGCAGTGCAGCAATTTCGATTCCTCATCGAGCGGACGATTTGATAAGTGTCAACTCTAACGGAGAAGTTAATT CAAAACCAAGAATATCTTTAATTGATGACCATGGAGATGTGGAGATATCACCTCCGTTCAGACCAGTCGTCGGTAGTGCTGGAAGTCCTACCAATTCCGTTACTCAACCCAACAACATTAGGCCAGGAAGAGCTCTGATCAATCCATTTGACCCGTCTCACGTAACGATAAAGTTGACAAGTAACAGGCGAAGATGGACTCACATTTTTCCGAAAG GACCTACGGGTGTGCTTATACAACAACACCACTACCAAGCTGTGCCTACGCAGTCTAGTCCCGAACAACTTAGCGACACAATGTCCATACTCAGCAGTTCTCCTAACGAGCACAGCATCGCGTCCATTAACGCTCAGAGTACTTGTCAAATTCCGAGGTCTGCGTCACAAATTGGATTTCAAGATC ACATGAAAGGAAAGGCTATGCGGCTCAATTTCCCGTTAAATTCGGTCGATAAAACTGGGCATATTGGACCCCCAACCACTAATAACAAAAGTTTGACGCTATTATGGGGTGCGACTGGTGAACAAGAATGGACTCCAGCTCTAACAACAG CGAACATAG GTGTCGATTGGAGATCATTAACTATCCCAGCTTGCCTCCCTATTACAACGGATTACTTTCCAGATAAAAGAAGTTTACAGAACGATTACGTCGTCTCAGACTACAACTTGTTACCCGATGACGTAAATGCAGACTTTGCACAACTTAGAGCAATATACAAAAAACCACTTAACACAGCTGAGGTTTTCAAAGAACTTGTTTCTCAGCGTTTAGCTCAG ggATTTCAATTGATAATTTTACCACCAGCCAATAAAACGCAAGCAACAACACCCGGCAGTAAACCTCCAGTTCCGCTAAGCTCGTTGATGCGTGGGATGCAGGTCGAGTCAGAGCCGAAAGAAGAATACTTACTTAGTATTGgcagaatttttcacaaaatatcaCTTTGCGGAAATTCTATAACGGTCACACGTTACAGACCGAG ACATCCCTATCCTCCATTTAACATACACTATCGATATCGTTTTCACGCTCCTCATCACGACACTTACGAAGTATCGTGGGTTTCCTTCACAACTGAAAAGCTGGAAAATTACAACTGGAATTATTTGGACCATTATATTTGTACTAGAGGtgatacagatttttcattagTCGAG GCACTCAAATATTGGCGTTTTAGAGTATTTCTGCTCCCTCTGAATACTCCTGCCACTCGTCGCATCTTGGATGGTTCGGTACATTGTGACATATACTCACCAGCTACTTCCGCAGAGCAAGCCAACTTTATGGAAGGATTCTTACGATTTATCGAGACGTGGTTGAACAGAATTCGCCGTCCCAACGCGAATAAAAATTGG GAGAAGCATGTAATGAATACAGCTGCATCTGCCCGCACATGCCTTGACATTCCTCGCCACAACCCACACAG ATCGGGCTCAAAAGTAATGGACAGAGGCAGAGTGTCGCCTGCGAGCGAGGCCGTCCTACCACACTCTCCGGAgctacaacaacaacaagatCACTCAGAATGTAGTGAAGACAG CATAAATGCCGAAGTGAGCAAGATTAAAAGCAGCGCCTCTAACGCAGAGATACTTGAGGCAATGAAGCAACCGCATACTGGAATAGGATTTTTAACTCAACATCCGTCATTGCCAAGCCTGACATTTGTCAGCGCAGAAGCTGTCCAATGGTTGAACAATCACATCGAGGGTGGCGTCACAGTTGAAAAAGCAATTATTATAATGGAG GGAATGATTCGAGAGAGGCTGATATGCCATGCATCTGGAAGTTTCAAGAAACCATTCATTCTAGGATTTTACCTCTATCATATAGTGCAAGACAAGGATGGTCAGAAAG ACAGGGAATACTTTCCACCCTTAGGTGATCTTCGGAGTTTTGAGAATGAATGGGTTGAAGTTGAGATGAAAGTGCCAAAAGGGTGGTGCGAACCCACTGCTCCAACGCAAATTTCAAACATATCATCACCTATATCTATACCCAGTTGCGATATCATAGACGAATCGAGTGTTCCTGTTTTTCTGCGTGACGACTCGGATCTTGTATTCGTGACGGAGGATCGTGAACGGACTG CGCCAGTTTCTCCTTACAAGCACACTCATCTTGATATAGACATAAACAATAAAAGCGATAGAATAGAATGGGGACACCTCAGATATCAGTCATTATTCAAGACGGACTATTCTTACGAATTGGTTGTCCAGTGGGTCGCATCCTCGGGGAGTATAGTTGCTGACCTT ATATTCGGGTGGCAACGAAAGGCGCAATTGTGTGGAATACAAATGGTTCCGATACCCAGTGATTTGCTTGCGCTACCTTTCACTCTGAAAAGTGATCCTCTTCGGGGCCCAATCTTCATACCTCTACACACGGAATGTTTGATGACCAACAAACCGTATCTATTCGATg AGTTTCGGGAAGACACCTACActcaacggttgttcctcttCCAAGAAGCCATAGTGCAAAGGTTCGGTTTTGTACCGTGTCTGGTGGAGGGCACTGAAAATGATCATCAATACGTCCACGTTACTGGCAATGCATTTATTCTCGTACCGTCGACATCTTGTATTCGAGCCAGACCACGAACGGATACGAATATAATCAGACGGATAACGGGCCAGAAACGATATCCAGTCCATCCTGATCAATCTAGTCCGCACGAAGCATATATTACAAGGCATGTCAGTGGGAAGAATAAAGATGACTACAGTATGGACAGGAGG gtTGGCTTTTTGTGGTCATGGAATCATATGGTCAGTCGCAAGTGGAAATCGTTATCAACATCAGCGACCGGGGATGagttgtttcaaaaaaaaattattcaagattTTAGAAACTTTTGTTCGAATGCGGACAACAGATTAAGACAGTACTGGGAGTCATGCTGGGAACTCAAAGAGAAAACGTGTTCCCGAACCGAGTAA